In Deltaproteobacteria bacterium, the following are encoded in one genomic region:
- a CDS encoding SBBP repeat-containing protein, protein MVQRINQRRDWKVMMIVGGVLLAACAPRPGGLPRPAQTPVQTVPAKPALHAAYGKLPLSFEANQGQSDPSVQFLARGRGYALFLTRTEAVLALEQAAGNGHQATRCGERHVGETPCGRPGGGQARGPAPTTSAVIRLQLAQANPQPRMEGLDALPGKVNYFLGNDPSQWRTNVPTYAKVKYRDVYPGIDVVYYGNQEGRLEHDFIVAPGADPSMIQLTLRDQAGEELPLTADAEGNLLVQVADATLRLGKPVVYQEIAGVRREVSGHYALLGLRPSAFSPQPSALGIASVGFQLAAYDPARPLIIDPTFVYSTYLGGSSFDEALALAVDESGQAYVAGGTLSTNFPTAMPLQAAKAGSSDAFVAKLSADGQTLLYATYLGGSNGSGQLAYAIAVNGSGQAYVTGSTFSTNFPTVTPLQAAKAGSSDAFVAKLSADGATLLYSTYLGGSGFEDTYALALDGDGQAYVAGWTLSTNFPTVMPLQAAKAAAADAFIAKLSADGTTLLYSTYLGGNDDDLAYALAVDGSGRAYVAGQTFSTDFPMATPLQAANAGDSDVFVTKLSVDGTSLVYSTYVGGSSAEETYALAVDGNGQAYVAGRTASADLPIVAPLQAANAGSWDIFVMKLNDAGTILLYSTYVGGSSADDAFAIALNDSGQACIAGRTSSTNFPTVAPLQATKSGSEDGYIAQLSADGTVLSFSTYLGGSLSDIVYAIALDGSGQVYVAGSTQSTDFPTAMPFQAVNAGSLDAFITKLDIPPDADGDGLSDAQDNCPDMRNTVQLDEDGDGLGDGCDTDQDNDGVPDSSDSCPAAWNPLGQSLDHDSDGVADACDNCLFVANADQLDADHNGRGDLCEVDVDLPEPKKPKHRKGRPLDPAVTDSDGDGLTDAVEAARGLAPGNPDSDGDGVNDGTDNCPLSGFANPDQQDTDHDTLGDVCDGDDDGDFVQDANDNCSLVANTDQRNADGDDKGDACDPDQDGDGFLSVAAGGTDCDDGVASVHPGATEIPGNTRDDDCDASTLDRQLALVLDVNDPSDPETNAATWLPTVGRRAVLLARVTDDLHQSVGSPVVTLTLGGSSALPGQYTNDENPDPSPDYVVESGSGNQAVVQAQDFGGSLMVQAMAKLTLADGTRVVLQQTFTLPSDRDHDGLPDAWEDQFGELDPDEDFDTSEGNPYVGDGLTAFEEYRGLVWGPPLVRVEPDATYQTPVYVPQGPVQHFRGHPFRKDLFLTFQNYNRDASNPFALGTAFSEDAGLDVHAAALEAGFGEAHIDTILVENDLTGTYQGADGHINKRGVRDWVWDTKGASGQGDATTYGSPVTYQKPLDDYFADRPYIDGSPQDGLLNSVTAAVVEDGNDNAVLDIRKGLNEDKIKNGNLDGDQFVPGRFDAAFSALDLDHDGRVELPVVNLPSQISPQFEYSKGQVVMSTITHEVGHALGLMHNQDATCLMYEQSPNWSRAGCLSPSSKAEIQIHNE, encoded by the coding sequence ATGGTGCAAAGAATCAATCAGCGGAGGGACTGGAAGGTGATGATGATAGTGGGTGGGGTGTTGCTCGCGGCCTGTGCGCCGCGCCCGGGCGGTCTCCCGAGGCCGGCTCAAACGCCGGTGCAGACCGTGCCAGCCAAACCAGCCCTCCACGCGGCCTACGGCAAACTGCCGTTGTCGTTCGAGGCGAACCAGGGGCAGAGCGATCCTTCGGTCCAGTTCTTGGCGCGGGGGCGCGGGTATGCGCTGTTTTTGACGCGCACCGAGGCGGTGTTGGCGCTCGAACAGGCAGCAGGCAACGGGCACCAGGCAACGCGATGCGGGGAGCGGCACGTAGGGGAGACCCCCTGTGGTCGCCCGGGAGGTGGGCAGGCACGGGGGCCTGCCCCTACAACTTCCGCCGTCATCCGTCTGCAACTCGCCCAGGCCAACCCTCAACCCCGCATGGAAGGACTGGACGCCCTGCCGGGGAAGGTCAACTACTTTCTGGGTAACGATCCGAGCCAATGGCGCACGAATGTGCCAACCTACGCCAAGGTGAAATATCGTGACGTATATCCTGGTATTGACGTGGTGTACTACGGCAACCAGGAGGGGCGGTTGGAGCATGACTTCATCGTGGCCCCGGGAGCTGACCCGAGCATGATCCAGCTCACGCTCCGTGACCAAGCCGGAGAGGAGCTGCCGCTAACAGCAGATGCCGAGGGCAACCTGCTGGTGCAAGTGGCCGATGCGACTCTGCGGCTGGGCAAGCCGGTGGTGTATCAAGAGATCGCCGGCGTGCGGCGAGAGGTCTCTGGTCACTACGCCTTGCTCGGCCTTCGGCCTTCAGCCTTCAGCCCTCAGCCCTCAGCCCTCGGCATTGCTTCCGTGGGCTTCCAACTCGCCGCCTACGACCCTGCCCGCCCGCTCATCATCGACCCGACCTTCGTCTACTCCACGTATTTAGGCGGAAGCAGCTTCGATGAAGCCTTGGCTCTTGCTGTGGATGAGAGTGGCCAAGCCTATGTGGCAGGAGGCACGCTTTCGACAAATTTTCCCACGGCGATGCCGCTGCAGGCCGCTAAGGCTGGGTCCAGCGATGCCTTTGTGGCGAAGTTGAGCGCCGATGGGCAGACCTTGCTCTATGCCACGTATCTGGGGGGGAGCAATGGCAGCGGCCAGCTTGCCTACGCTATTGCCGTCAACGGGAGCGGCCAAGCCTACGTGACCGGGAGCACTTTTTCGACAAATTTTCCCACCGTGACCCCGCTGCAGGCCGCTAAGGCTGGGTCCAGCGATGCCTTTGTGGCGAAACTGAGCGCGGACGGGGCAACCTTGCTCTATTCTACGTATTTAGGCGGAAGTGGCTTTGAAGATACCTACGCGCTGGCGCTGGATGGCGACGGCCAAGCATATGTCGCGGGGTGGACCCTTTCGACAAATTTTCCCACCGTGATGCCGCTGCAAGCCGCGAAGGCCGCGGCTGCCGATGCGTTCATAGCGAAGCTGAGTGCCGATGGCACGACCTTACTCTATTCCACCTATTTGGGGGGCAATGATGACGATCTTGCCTATGCCTTGGCGGTGGATGGCAGCGGCCGAGCTTACGTCGCTGGGCAGACATTCTCGACGGACTTTCCGATGGCGACCCCGTTGCAAGCCGCCAATGCCGGCGATTCGGATGTTTTTGTAACCAAGCTGAGTGTGGATGGCACCTCCCTCGTGTACTCTACGTATGTGGGCGGGAGTAGTGCCGAGGAGACCTATGCGCTGGCGGTAGACGGGAATGGCCAAGCCTATGTGGCTGGGCGGACCGCATCGGCGGACTTGCCCATCGTAGCGCCGCTGCAGGCCGCCAATGCCGGGAGTTGGGACATCTTCGTGATGAAGTTGAACGACGCCGGGACGATCCTCCTGTACTCCACGTATGTGGGCGGAAGCAGTGCTGACGATGCTTTCGCCATCGCACTCAACGACAGCGGTCAAGCCTGTATCGCTGGGAGGACCTCTTCGACGAATTTCCCTACGGTAGCGCCTCTGCAGGCCACAAAATCCGGGTCAGAGGATGGCTATATCGCTCAGTTAAGTGCTGATGGGACAGTTCTCTCCTTCTCTACGTATTTGGGTGGGAGCTTAAGCGATATTGTCTACGCTATTGCGCTGGATGGAAGCGGTCAGGTGTATGTTGCGGGGAGCACCCAGTCGACGGACTTTCCCACGGCGATGCCGTTCCAAGCGGTCAATGCCGGAAGTCTTGATGCCTTCATAACGAAGCTGGACATCCCGCCGGATGCAGACGGGGACGGACTGTCGGACGCGCAGGACAACTGCCCCGACATGCGCAACACGGTGCAGCTCGATGAAGACGGGGATGGATTGGGCGATGGCTGCGATACCGATCAGGACAACGACGGCGTGCCCGATAGTAGCGATAGCTGCCCAGCGGCCTGGAACCCCCTCGGGCAAAGCCTCGACCATGACAGCGATGGGGTGGCTGATGCGTGTGACAACTGTTTGTTCGTGGCCAACGCCGATCAACTCGACGCCGACCACAACGGGCGCGGGGACCTGTGTGAGGTCGACGTGGACCTCCCAGAACCCAAGAAACCCAAGCACCGCAAAGGTCGTCCGCTGGACCCGGCGGTGACCGATAGCGATGGTGACGGCTTGACCGACGCGGTGGAGGCCGCGCGGGGGCTCGCGCCCGGCAACCCCGACAGCGACGGGGATGGGGTGAACGATGGGACGGATAACTGCCCGCTGTCGGGGTTTGCCAATCCTGACCAGCAGGACACCGACCATGACACGCTGGGGGATGTCTGCGACGGCGACGATGACGGGGACTTTGTCCAGGACGCGAACGATAACTGCTCGTTGGTAGCGAACACCGATCAGCGTAATGCCGATGGCGATGACAAGGGCGATGCGTGCGACCCGGACCAGGACGGAGATGGGTTTCTGTCCGTGGCAGCCGGCGGCACCGACTGCGACGATGGCGTGGCGAGCGTGCATCCGGGGGCCACAGAGATTCCCGGCAACACGCGCGATGATGACTGCGACGCGAGCACGCTCGACCGGCAACTGGCGCTGGTGCTGGACGTGAACGATCCCAGTGACCCGGAAACAAATGCCGCCACCTGGTTGCCCACCGTCGGGCGCAGGGCGGTGCTCCTCGCACGGGTGACAGATGACCTGCATCAGAGTGTGGGCAGTCCGGTGGTGACGCTTACTCTAGGCGGCAGCAGCGCCCTACCCGGACAGTACACCAACGATGAGAATCCCGACCCGAGTCCGGACTACGTGGTGGAGAGCGGCAGCGGCAATCAGGCCGTGGTGCAAGCGCAGGATTTCGGTGGGTCGCTCATGGTCCAGGCTATGGCGAAGTTGACATTGGCGGACGGGACGCGGGTCGTGCTGCAACAGACCTTCACCTTGCCGAGTGATCGGGACCACGACGGATTACCGGATGCGTGGGAAGACCAGTTCGGGGAGCTTGATCCCGACGAAGACTTTGACACTAGCGAGGGGAACCCCTATGTGGGCGATGGGCTGACAGCCTTCGAGGAATATCGAGGCTTGGTGTGGGGGCCGCCGTTAGTGCGGGTGGAGCCGGATGCCACGTACCAGACGCCGGTGTACGTGCCGCAGGGGCCAGTGCAGCACTTTCGTGGTCATCCGTTCCGGAAAGATCTGTTTCTCACCTTCCAGAACTACAACCGGGATGCGTCCAATCCCTTCGCGCTGGGGACGGCGTTTAGCGAAGATGCGGGGCTCGACGTGCATGCGGCAGCGCTCGAAGCTGGCTTCGGAGAGGCGCATATCGACACGATCTTGGTCGAGAACGACCTCACGGGCACGTATCAAGGGGCCGATGGGCATATCAACAAGCGGGGGGTGCGGGACTGGGTCTGGGATACCAAAGGGGCCAGCGGGCAAGGGGACGCGACCACGTATGGCAGCCCGGTGACCTATCAAAAACCACTGGACGATTACTTTGCCGATCGGCCCTATATCGATGGCTCTCCTCAGGATGGTCTACTGAACTCGGTGACGGCGGCGGTGGTGGAGGATGGGAACGACAACGCGGTCTTGGATATCCGCAAGGGATTGAACGAGGACAAGATCAAGAACGGGAACTTGGATGGGGATCAATTCGTGCCGGGGCGGTTTGACGCGGCGTTCTCGGCGTTAGATCTAGACCACGACGGGAGGGTGGAGTTGCCGGTGGTGAACCTGCCGAGTCAGATCAGTCCGCAGTTCGAGTACAGCAAGGGGCAGGTGGTGATGAGTACGATCACGCACGAGGTGGGGCATGCGTTAGGGCTGATGCACAACCAAGACGCGACCTGTTTGATGTACGAGCAGTCGCCGAACTGGAGCCGGGCTGGATGTCTCAGCCCCAGCTCCAAGGCCGAAATTCAGATTCATAATGAGTAG